In the genome of Chiroxiphia lanceolata isolate bChiLan1 chromosome 29, bChiLan1.pri, whole genome shotgun sequence, one region contains:
- the GPATCH4 gene encoding G patch domain-containing protein 4 gives MSAPGPPGRGCASPRPSCGGTAGAEGRGGKRQDGIAEAIRVKVKCDTAGVGHDAAEPFTFHWWDHVFNKAAANIAVEAGQDGISVKALSEQGGGISNKKPRKAGGTRDLLYGRFVKSATLTACGEESMTLPTGSESSEEEEKLDLSSARRLTDEELVQACGGRTAHKGARHGLTMSAKLARLEEQERAFLAMYRHKERQQELLESPLAESQGKKKKRKKSRDRADPEVPQSQESNGKEESIRKRSEGCEEEEKEDPGAKWRRRADGRGREGHEEEGHRAMRRRGGIRRGGESREEEEEARGTHRTRGGRRGGESCKEEKEEETEAGGGGGQRRAS, from the exons ATGAGCGCTCCGGGACCGCCGGGCCGCGGATGCGCTTCGCCGAGACCCAGCTGCGGCGGCACGGCTGGCGCCGAG GGCAGGGGGGGCAAACGGCAGGACGGCATCGCCGAGGCCATTCGGGTGAAGGTGAAGTGTGACACGGCGGG GGTGGGACACGACGCGGCGGAGCCCTTTACCTTCCACTGGTGGGACCACGTCTTCAACAAGGCGGCTGCCAACATCGCTGTGGAGGCCGGGCAg GATGGCATCTCCGTGAAGGCGCTTTCTGAGCAGGGAGGCGGGATCAGCAATAAGAAGCCACGCAAGGCCGGCGGCACCAGGGACCTGCTGTACGGCCGCTTCGTGAAG TCGGCCACACTCACAGCCTGTGGGGAGGAGTCCATGACGCTGCCCACTGGCTCCGAGAGcagcgaggaggaggagaagctggaCCTCTCTTCAGCCAGGAG GCTGACGGACGAGGAGCTGGTGCAGGCGTGCGGGGGCCGCACGGCACACAA GGGTGCCCGTCACGGCCTGACCATGAGTGCCAAGCTGGCGcgcctggaggagcaggaacgAGCCTTCCTGGCCATGTACCGGCACAAGGAGCggcagcaggagctcctggagagccccctggcagagagccagggcaaaaagaagaaaaggaagaagtcCAGGGACAGAGCTGACCCTGAGGTGCCCCAGAGCCAGGAGTCAAATGGGAAGGAGGAGAGTATCAGGAAAAGAAGTGAAGGttgtgaagaggaagaaaaagaagatccGGGAGCCAAGTGGAGAAGAAGAGCtgatgggagagggagagaaggtcATGAGGAAGAAGGTCACAGAGCCATGCGGAGAAGAGGAGGCatcaggagaggaggggaaagtcgtgaagaggaggaagaagccaGAGGCACACACAGAACAAGAGGTGgcagaagaggaggggaaagctgcaaagaggaaaaagaagaagaaacagaagcaggaggaggaggaggacaaagAAGAGCCAGCTGA
- the IQGAP3 gene encoding LOW QUALITY PROTEIN: ras GTPase-activating-like protein IQGAP3 (The sequence of the model RefSeq protein was modified relative to this genomic sequence to represent the inferred CDS: inserted 6 bases in 3 codons; substituted 1 base at 1 genomic stop codon) translates to MDEQRXQNVAYQYLCHLEEAKRWMEACLGEGLPPPTELEETLRNGVLLAKLGHCFAPAVVPLKKIYDREQTRYKAAGLHFRHTDNINYWRDAMSHVGLPSIFHPETTDIYDKKNMPRVVXCIHALSLYLFKLGLAPQIQDLYGKVNFTEEEINNMKRELEKYGLQLPAFSKIGGILANELSVDEAAVHAAVLAINEAVDRGVVAQTMETLRNPSAMLQDLRGELAGAYQEVLHRAKLEKGSNARNRYLQVIPEGEDVYDRCLTQAEIQGNINKVNVHGALEEVDDALQRQDVPALHRALQDPVLALHCFQRDNLQLYLEQLSMDREQKALDLGYLEMLDQEEVQAGILTANRRGKEEQAMLLAVSRINAAIRRGMLAETLEALTDPVAQLPDVHPFAAPLYQRQLALLQRQHPRGELAQEELFVAVEMLSAVALVNQALDVGDPDRLWSSLVSPALGLSGVEDANAQRYFEDLQQLKGQPREAEAEFLSWNDIQDSVNSTNSLVQDENDRVHAVRLVNEALLQADPEKTLAALLLLEAALPDIALPTAQRYHDVLSRAQRQKAQAMGDDGTVLWWEEIQEGVCRANQDTAAARRMALGIAAINQAIKEGKAAQTLRVLRNPDVALCGVVSACASAYQEQLAALVATKRPAGSEKLYWIRHRLPDGAEYYLSLKTFEGSWQRPRDGGLNTTHLSREEIQLVVTRVTAAHDRECLWASNTSFVVRLQARLRGFLVRREFAARWHILREQQPAAVRIQACWRGYKQRRAYLERLCYLRANAEAAVKIQAGVRMWQARRKYQERLRYFRQNIKAVIKIQAFVRANKARGDYRMLVHARRPPLSIVRRFIHLLEQSQHDFWEESEVLRLQEEVVKRIRASRQLESDLDLMDIKIGLLVKNRITLQEVVSHCKKLTKKNKEQLSEMMSIDKQKGLKSLSKEKRQKLEAYQHLFYLLQTQPVYLARLIFQMPQNKSTKFMESVIFTLYNYASNPREAYLLLQLFKAALQEEVRSKVDHVHDILMGNATVIRLVVSFYRNARGQNALRQILGGPVQEVLQDKALGIRTDPVDIYKAWINQAESQSGQRSKLPYEVSPEQALSHPEVQRRLDISIQNLLAMTDKFVSAITSSVDKIPYGMRYMAKVLRTSLIEKFPKAPAEEIDKIVGNLLYYRFMNPAVVAPDGFDIVDISAGATLHPEQRRSLGSIAKVLQHAAACKAFSGENAHLCRVNQYLEDTHNKFRRFISAACCVPEPEERFNMDEYSEIVAVAKPVIYITVGELINTHKLLLEHQDSIARTXRRPLHELLEDLDEIPTVQSLVGESVASLADSGAEQVLSQLSRTEISLTLTGKLLPAASSEESTRSLLLSTKQMLVDVIQCQSGDSLPEILWTQALEHEEAATTASCTGERCRMPRPPQLKRHRSLAANGQLSMEEKKRKIICNLRHLESLGLVDSAHQYQELIDELAKDIRNQRRHRQHRRAELLKLRQTLNGLDAKTLFYEEQIDYYNQYIKTCLDNLAASNKVSGKSKKLPSLHYTAARLLEKGVLLEIQDLPPICSSRMXFFIIPCEESGKFQVKAKFMGIDMERFQLHYQDLLQLQYEGIAVMKMFDKAKVNVNLLIFLLNKKFFKK, encoded by the exons ATGGACGAGCAGAG ACAGAACGTTGCCTACCAGTACCTCTGTCACCTGGAGGAAGCCAAGCG CTGGATGGAGGCCTGCCTGGGTGAGGGGCTGCCTCCCCCCACTGAGCTGGAGGAGACCCTGCGCAACGGCGTCCTCCTGGCCAAGCTGGGCCACTGCTTCGCCCCGGCTGTGGTCCCGCTGAAGAAGATCTACGATCGTGAGCAGACTCGGTACAAG gcaGCTGGGCTTCACTTTCGGCACACGGATAACATCAACTACTGGCGTGATGCCATGAGCCATGTGGGCCTTCCCTCG ATCTTCCACCCAGAGACCACCGACATCTACGACAAGAAGAACATGCCCCGGGTGGT CTGCATCCACGCACTCAG CTTGTACCTCTTCAAGCTGGGGCTGGCTCCTCAGATCCAGGACCTGTATGGCAAAGTGAACTTCACAG aggaGGAGATCAACAACATGAAGCGGGAGCTGGAGAAATAcgggctgcagctgcctgcctTCAGCAAGATCGGCGGCATTTTGGCCAATGAGCTCTCAGTGGACGAAGCAGCAG TCCACGCCGCGGTGCTGGCGATCAATGAAGCTGTGGATCGGGGGGTGGTGGCCCAGACGATGGAGACCCTCCGCAACCCCAGCGCGATGCTGCAGGACCTGCGTGGGGAGCTGGCGGGCGCCTACCAGGAGGTGCTGCACCGGGCGAAGCTGGAGAAGGGCAGCAATGCCAGGAACAGG TATCTGCAGGTGATCCCTGAGGGAGAGGATGTCTATGACCGGTGTCTGACCCAGGCTGAAATCCAAGGGAACATCAACAAAGTGAATG TGCACGGGGCTCTGGAGGAGGTGGACGATGCCCTGCAGAGACAGGATGTGCCGGCACTGCACCGGGCGCTGCAGGACCctgtcctggccctgcactgcTTCCAGCGCGACAACCTCCAGCTCTACTTGGAGCAGCTCAGCATGGACCGGGAGCAGAAGGCACTG GACCTGGGCTACCTGGAGATGCTGGACCAGGAGGAGGTGCAGGCAGGGATCCTCACAGCCAACAGGAGGGGCAAGGAGGAGCAAGCCA tgctgctggctgtCAGCCGGATCAACGCCGCCATCCGCCGAGGGATGCTGGCTGAAACCTTGGAAGCGCTGACGGACCCTGTGGCGCAGCTGCCCGATGTGCACCCCTTTGCTGCCCCCCTGTACCAGCGccagctggccctgctgcagcGCCAGCACCCACGG GGTGAGCTGGCGCAGGAGGAGCTGTTCGTGGCTGTGGAGATGCTCTCGGCTGTGGCATTGGTCAACCAAGCCCTGGATGTCGGGGATCCCGacaggctctggagcagcctggtcagccctgccctgggcctcTCGGGAGTTGAGGATGCAAATGCACAACG GTACTTTGAGGacttgcagcagctgaaaggCCAACCTAGGGAAGCGGAAGCTGAATTCCTGAGCTGGAATGACATTCAGGACAGTGTGAACAGCACCAATTCATTGGTGCAGGATGAAAATGACA GAGTCCACGCGGTCAGGCTGGTCAATGAGGCGCTGCTGCAGGCAGACCCCGAGAAGACGCTGgcggcgctgctgctgctggaggccGCCCTGCCCGACATCGCCCTCCCGACCGCCCAGCGCTACCACGACGTCCTGTCCCGGGCACAGAGGCAGAAAGCCCAG GCCATGGGGGATGACGGAACTGTGCTTTGGTGGGAAGAGATCCAGGAAGGGGTCTGCCGGGCTAACCAGGACACAGCGGCAGCCAGAAGGA TGGCTCTGGGCATTGCTGCCATCAACCAGGCCATCAAGGAGGGGAAGGCGGCGCAGACACTGCGGGTGCTGCGCAACCCTGACGTGGCCCTGTGTGGTGTGGTGAGCGCCTGTGCCAGTGCCTACCAGGAGCAGCTGGCGGCTCTGGTGGCCACCAAGAGACCAGCAG GGAGTGAGAAGCTGTACTGGATCCGGCACAGGCTGCCAGATGGTGCCGAGTACTATCTGAGCCTGAAGACCTTTGAGGGCAGCTGGCAGCGCCCACGCGACGGCGGCCTCAACACCACACACCTGAGCCGGGAGGAGATCCAG TTGGTTGTCACCCGAGTGACGGCAGCGCACGACCGGGAGTGCCTGTGGGCATCCAACACCTCCTTCGTGGTGAGGCTGCAGGCTCGGCTCCGGGGCTTCCTTGTTCGCCGGGAGTTCGCGGCACGATGGCACATCCTGCGGGAGCAGCAGCCGGCTGCCGTCAGGATCCAG GCTTGTTGGAGGGGGTACAAGCAGCGCAGAGCTTACCTGGAGAGGTTGTGTTACCTGCGAGCCAACGCAGAGGCTGCAGTCAAG ATCCAGGCAGGTGTGAGGATGTGGCAGGCTCGGAGGAAGTACCAGGAGAGGCTGCGCTACTTCAGGCAGAAC ATTAAAGCTGTAATTAAAATCCAGGCTTTTGTGCGAGCGAACAAGGCCCGTGGGGATTACAGGATGCTGG TCCATGCCAGGAGGCCACCACTGAGCATCGTCCGGCGCTTCATCCActtgctggagcagagccagcacgACTTCTGGGAGGAGTCAGAGGTGCTGcggctgcaggaggaggtggtgaAGAGGATCCGTGCCAGCCGGCAGCTGGAGAGTGACCTGGACCTCATGGACATCAAGATCGGGCTGCTGGTCAAGAACAGGATCACGCTGCag GAGGTGGTCTCCCACTGCAAGAAGCTGACAAAGAAGAACAAGGAGCAGCTCTCAGAGATGATGTCCATAGACAAGCAGAAGGGGCTCAAGTCACTCAGCAAGGAGAAGCGGCAGAAGCTGGAGGCTTACCAGCACCTCTTCTACCTGCTGCAG ACACAGCCGGTCTACTTGGCCAGGCTGATCTTCCAGATGCCCCAGAACAAGTCCACCAAATTCATGGAGTCAGTAATCTTCACACTTTACAACTACGCATCCAACCCGCGGGAGGCttatctgctgctccagctcttcaAAGCGGCGCTGCAGGAGGAGGTCAG GTCCAAGGTGGACCATGTCCATGACATCCTGATGGGGAACGCCACGGTGATCCGGCTGGTGGTCAGCTTCTACCGCAACGCGCGTGGGCAGAATGCCCTGCGGCAGATCTTGGGTGGCCCAGTGCAGGAGGTCCTGCAGGACAAAGCCCTTGGCATCCGTACCGACCCTGTGGACATCTACAAGGCGTGGATCAACCAGGCTGAGTCACAGAGTGGGCAGAGAAG CAAGCTCCCGTATGAGGTCAGCCCTGAGCAGGCTCTCAGCCACCCCGAGGTCCAAAGGCGGCTGGATATTTCTATCCAAAACCTCCTGGCAATGACAGACAAGTTCGTCTCTGCCATCACCTCTTCTGTCGACAAGATCCC CTATGGCATGCGCTACATGGCCAAAGTCCTGAGGACATCTTTGATTGAGAAATTTCCCAAGGCCCCGGCAGAGGAAATCGATAAG ATTGTGGGCAACCTGCTCTACTACCGCTTCATGAACCCGGCTGTGGTGGCCCCTGACGGCTTTGACATCGTGGACATCTCGGCTGGGGCGACCCTGCACCCCGAGCAGCGCCGCAGCCTGGGCTCCATCGCCAAAGTGCTGCAGCACGCAGCCGCCTGCAAGGCCTTCAGCGGGGAGAACGCGCATCTCTGCAGGGTGAACCAGTACCTGGAGGACACCCACAACAAGTTCAG gaggttcatctctgctgcctgctgtgtCCCTGAACCAGAAGAGAGGTTTAATATGGACGAGTACTCAGAGATTGTGGCGGTGGCCAAACCAGTCATCTACATCACTGTGGGGGAGCTCATCAACACACACAAG CTCCTGCTCGAGCACCAGGACTCCATCGCACGCAC ACGGAGACCCCTGCACGAGCTCCTGGAGGATCTTGATGAGATTCCTACGGTCCAGTCCCTGGTTG GGGAAAGTGTTGCCAGCCTGGCAGACAGTGGTGCTGAGCAGGTGCTCTCTCAGCTCAGCAGAACAGAGATCTCCCTTACCCTCACTGGCAAGCTGCTGCCAGCGGCCAGCAGTGAGGAGAGCACGAGGAGCTTGCTGCTGAG TACCAAGCAGATGCTGGTGGATGTGATCCAGTGCCAGTCAGGAGATTCCCTCCCAGAAATCCTGTGGACACAAGCCTTGGAGCACGAG GAAGCCGCCACGACCGCCTCGTGCACAGGCGAGCGCTGCAGGATGCCCAGACCCCCCCAGCTGAAGCGGCACCGCTCCCTGGCTGCCAACGGTCAACTCTCCATGGAGGAGAAGAAGCGCAAGATCATCTGCAACCTGCGGCACTTGGAGAGCCTGGGGCTGGTGGACTCTGCCCACCAGTACCAGGAGCTCATTGATGAACTGGCCAAG GACATCCGGAACCAGCGGCGCCACCGGCAGCACCGCCGCGCGGAGCTCCTGAAGCTGAGGCAGACCCTGAATGGCCTCGATGCCAAGACCTTATTTTATGAGGAGCAAATTGATTATTACAACCAGTACATCAAGACCTGCCTCGACAACCTGGCAGCCAGCAACAA GGTCAGCGGGAAGAGTAAGAAGCTGCCGTCACTGCACTACACGGCGGCCCGGCTGTTGGAGAAGGGGGTGCTGCTGGAGATCCAGGACCTGCCACCCATATGTA GTTCAAGAATGTGATTTTTCATCATCCCCTGTGAGGAATCGGGCAAGTTCCAGGTGAAAGCCAAATTCATGGGAATCGACATGGAGCGCTTCCAGCTGCACTACCAG gacctgctgcagctgcagtacGAGGGCATAGCAGTCATGAAGATGTTTGATAAGGCCAAGGTCAACGTTAACCTGCTCATTTTCCTCCTCAACAAGAAGTTCTTCAAGAAGTAa
- the NAXE gene encoding NAD(P)H-hydrate epimerase: MPGPRALLGLGLLVAAARAAGGAGAGVGVWVGVRAGRGRCPPRRAMHGPSAGPGPKGLRFLGQEEAQAIDQELFTEYKFSVDQLMELAGLSCATAIAKAYPPSSFTTSQPTVLVICGPGNNGGDGLVCARHLKMFGYLPTVYYPKRPSKPLFEGLTTQCEKMDIPFLPEFPTEAAFIDELYGLVVDAIFGFSFKGAVREPFGSILSTLERVTVPIASIDIPSGWDVEKGKADGLQPDMLISLTAPKKAATHFAGRYHFLGGRFVPPALQEKYALNLPAYPGTDCVLQLT; this comes from the exons ATGCCGGGCCCGAGGGCGCTGCTGGGGCTCGGGCTGCTCGTGGCagcggcgcgggcggcgggcggtgccggggctGGGGTTGGGGTCTGGGTTGGGGTCCGGGCCGGGAGGGGCCGGTGCCCCCCCCGCCGCGCCATGCACGGGCCCAGCGCGGGGCCCGGCCCGAAGGGGCTCCGCTTCCTGGG gcaggaggaggccCAGGCCATCGACCAGGAGCTCTTCACTGAGTACAAGTTCAGCGTGGACCAGCTgatggagctggcagggctgagctgtgccactGCCATCGCCAAG GCCTACCCACCCAGCTCCTTCACGACAAGCCAGCCCACTGTGCTCGTGATCTGCGGGCCGGGGAACAATGGTGGCGATGGGCTGGTCTGTGCCCGGCACCTGAAGATGTTT GGCTACCTGCCCACCGTGTATTACCCCAAGCGCCCCAGCAAGCCCCTCTTTGAAGGTTTGACCACCCAGTGCGAGAAGATGGACATCCCCTTCCTCCCAGAATTCCCAACTGAG gctgcaTTCATTGACGAGCTCTACGGCCTGGTGGTGGACGCGATTTTTGGATTCAGCTTCAAGGGGGCGGTGCGGGAGCCCTTCGGCAGCATCCTCAGCACCCTGGAGCGCGTCACAGTGCCCATCGCCAGCATCGACATCCCCTCAG GCTGGGACGtggagaaggggaaggcagACGGCCTCCAGCCCGACATGCTCATCTCGCTCACGGCACCCAAGAAGGCGGCAACGCACTTTGCTGGACGGTACCACTTCCTCGGGGGCAGGTTTGTGCCTCCCGCACTGCAGGAGAAATATGCTCTAAACCTGCCAGCGTACCCTGGCACAGACTGTGTCCTGCAGCTCACATAG
- the TTC24 gene encoding tetratricopeptide repeat protein 24 — MASEEAADLGVQPTTPDKPVLPTTTTTTTTPAAPAASTAPTNPPSCKKSLKKKKAAKAKGDAQEGGDEAVGRVAAIEGLTQAGRQALALGAGQEAVGCFRKALLLSRDVVSTQLHRACAFNLGAAYVETGKPRKALEFLLQSQPLERENGEHSGDLYFNAGAAQEGLQDFPKACFGKATGHNDVSQAGGRAGTHVQMGCCYLGMGEPARAAQCFLDAAQTYTAAESPEAAAVALSRASGSMLQSRRFRAAEIAEVLARCRSLCETIPDPALQGKLYNDIGLGYSQLHIFSLAAESFEQALRLCRGELEQDRHREAALLQNLGAAHNALRSFGTALGWHRRAAALHGTLGNRRAQGQCFGNLAYACSRLGNHEAAAESYLHALQAFRDSGDVQGQWQACEGLGTACFHLGDPQKAIGHYEEALTLLSHCQDTPRATRERVVHKLTDAIQHRLCLGGRLSHRGGRVPTPALELSQLRFCSMLPQASGTRVQRSEVPFGGKAQDQLYMCVPGAHPKHSGRGVALTDGLTLEPCNPHSILSTSGEDEGGPDVAPECPSQPQANSNRTTPLCLAPPPYTDLQPWHRDHQTLQPRPLERPGDDPTATVTSCWPRGNLKEGPGHCPLSATLCDQQDTWEMPFLGRDSPKLERGGPLSQHGFDPTLFLPSFPCQGLAVRRMKGLEGSRGPEGTEGGGGGWMDHEVRPREGLEGRRGPGWGLEGEKGTGWSAGSREGLAGKGGAGGTVGVPRETGVEGGAGWTAGVPRGLERAGGGGGWMDRRVPPRPAVGRELCTEGSARPRPGAR; from the exons ATGGCTTCAGAGGAGGCTGCTGACCTGGGAGTGCAACCCACCACCCCTGACAAACCCGtcctccccaccaccaccaccaccaccaccacccctgcagcccctgcagcctccaCAGCCCCCACCAACCCTCCCAGCTGCAAGAAGagcctgaagaaaaagaaggcgGCCAAGGCCAAGGGAGATGCCCAGGAGGGAGGTGATGAGGCAGTGGGGAGGGTGGCTGCGATTGAGGGGCTCACACAAGCCGGGCGCCAGGCGCTGGCACTGggtgctgggcaggaggcagtGGGGTGCTTCAGGAAggccctgctcctctccagggaCGTGGTGAGCACTCAGCTCCACAGGGCTTGTGCCTTCAACCTGGGAGCTGCCTATGTGGAGACTGGGAAGCCCAGAAAGGCCCTTGAGTTCCTCCTCCAGTCCCAGCCCTTGGAGAGGGAGAATGGGGAGCACTCGGGGGACCTTTATTTCAACGCTGGGGCAGCTCAGGAAGGGCTTCAGGACTTTCCTAAGGCTTGTTTTGGCAAAGCCACTGGCCACAATGACGTGTCGCAGGCTGGCGGTCGAGCAGGGACCCACGTGCAGATGGGCTGCTGCTacctggggatgggggagccGGCACGAGCAGCGCAGTGCTTCCTGGACGCGGCACAGACCTACACGGCAGCGGAGAGCCCCGAGGCCGCGGCGGTGGCTCTGAGCAGGGCGAGTGGCTCCATGCTGCAGAGCCGGCGGTTCCGAGCGGCGGAGATCGCAGAGGTCCTCGCCCGGTGCCGCTCGCTCTGTGAGACCATCCCTGACCCAGCCCTGCAAG GGAAACTCTACAACGACATTGGCCTGGGTTACTCCCAGCTCCACATCTTCTCCCTGGCTGCTGAGAGCTTCGAGCAGGCcctcaggctctgcagaggggagctggagcaggaccGGCACCGGGAGGCTGCACTGCTGCAGAACCTGGGTGCTGCCCACAACGCCCTGCGCAGTTTTGGCACAGCGCTGGGCTGGCACCGGCGCGCGGCCGCGCTGCACG GCACTCTGGGGAACCGGAGGGCACAGGGGCAGTGCTTCGGGAATCTGGCATATGCCTGCAGCCGGCTCGGGAACCATGAGGCTGCCGCGGAGAGCTACCTGCACGCCCTGCAAGCCTTCCGGGACTCAG GGGACGTGCAGGGGCAGTGGCAAGCATGTGaggggctgggcacagcctgcTTCCACCTGGGAGACCCCCAGAAAGCCATCGGGCACTACGAGGAGGCCTTGACTTTGCTTTCCCACTGCCAG GACACCCCCAGAGCTACCCGAGAGCGGGTTGTGCACAAGCTCACGGATGCCATCCAGCACCGGCTCTGCCTCGGTGGCCGCCTCTCCCACCGTGGGGGCCGAGTGCCCACCCCAGCTCTG gagctcagccagCTGCGGTTTTGCTCCATGCTGCCCCAGGCCAGCGGGACACGGGTCCAGAGGAGTGAGGT GCCCTTTGGAGGGAAAGCCCAGGACCAGCTCTACATGTGTGTGCCGGGAGCACATCCCAAGCATTCAG GCAGAGGAGTGGCCCTGACTGATGGCCTCACGCTGGAGCCCTGCAACCCACACAGCATCCTGAGCACCTCTGGGGAGGATGAGGGTGGTCCTGATGTGGCTCCAGAGTGTCCGAGTCAGCCCCAGGCTAACAG TAACAGGACCACCCCCCTGTGCCTGGCCCCACCACCCTACACAGACCTCCAGCCAT GGCATCGTGACCACCAAACCCTCCAGCCAAGGCCTCTGGAGCG CCCTGGCGATGACCCCACTGCCACTGTCACCAGCTGCTGGCCCCGCGGGAACCTCAAAGAGGGACCAGGACACTGTCCCTTGTCTGCAACCttgtgtgaccagcaggacaCGTGGGAGATGCCATTTCTCGGGAGGGACAGCCCCAAGCTGGAGCGGGGGGGCCCGTTGAGCCAACACGGTTTTGACCCCACTCTGTTTCTGCCATCCTTTCCATGCCAGGGTCTGGCGGTGAGGAGAATGAAGGGACTGGAGGGATCGCGGGGTCCTGAGGGGactgaaggaggaggagggggctggaTGGACCACGAGGTCCGGCCTAGAGAGGGACTGGAGGGACGGCGAGGTCCTGgatgggggctggagggggagaaggggacTGGATGGAGCGCGGGGTCCCGAGAGGGACTggcggggaaggggggggctggagggaccGTGGGGGTCCCGAGGGAGACTGGAGTGGAAGGAGGGGCTGGATGGACCGCGGGGGTCCCCAGGGGACTGGagagggcgggggggggggggggctggatGGACCGCCGAGTCCCGCCGCGTCCCGCCGTGGGGAGAGAGCTCTGCACCGAGGGCTCTGCACGGCCCCGCCCGGGCGCTCGGTGA